In Scatophagus argus isolate fScaArg1 chromosome 5, fScaArg1.pri, whole genome shotgun sequence, a genomic segment contains:
- the capn5a gene encoding calpain-5a, giving the protein MAVPYEGQSFSALRRQCQQKGHLFEDPLFPTTDQSLFYHSNRIGRVTWKRPKELCSNPHLFVNGISAHDLNQGQLGNCWFVAACSSLASREALWQKVIPDWKDQEWDEEKPESYAGIFHFRFWRFGEWVDVVIDDRLPTANGELVYCHSNDSNEFWSALVEKAYAKMCGCYEALDGGNTADALVDFTGGVSEPMDLTENGFKEDEEKRNELFERVLKVHNRGGLISCSIRATSAADMEARLACGLVKGHAYAVTDVRRVRLGHGLLAYFKSDKLTMIRMRNPWGQREWNGPWSDGSEEWNKVSKSERERLGVTVQDDGEFWMTFDDFIANFTDLILCRLINTSYLSIHKTWEEVVMRGSWRRHDDPLLNRAGGCSNNKYSFLQNPQYVFDVVKPEDEVLICLQQKDRRATLREGRGENLAIGFDIHRVELNRTYRMHVTQKKVGGSIYINSRSVFVRIDLTEGRYVIIPTTFDPGLEGDFLLRIFTDVPSHCKELTLDEPPRTCWSGLCGHPSLVTQVHILQANGLAGQDSDGASDPYLIIRCEGEKVRSPVFKDTRSPVFDTKGLFYRKKANKPISIELYNHNVLMDSFLGQVTLPAEPGEFQQTLHLRDKGDRRDNDLPGTLTVAIVTSTVLTNV; this is encoded by the exons ATGGCGGTGCCGTACGAGGGACAGTCCTTCTCCGCTCTGAGGAGACAGTGCCAGCAGAAGGGACATCTGTTCGAAGACCCTCTGTTCCCGACGACCGACCAGTCTCTGTTCTACCACAGCAACCGCATCGGCAGAGTCACCTGGAAAAGGCCCAAG GAGTTATGCAGCAACCCACATCTGTTTGTGAACGGCATCAGCGCCCACGACCTGAACCAAGGCCAGCTGGGGAACTGCTGGTTCGTAGCCGCCTGCTCCAGTCTGGCCTCCAGAGAGGCTCTATGGCAGAAG gtGATCCCTGACTGGAAGGACCAGGAGTGGGACGAGGAGAAGCCGGAGTCCTACGCCGGGATCTTCCACTTCAGGTTCTGGCGGTTTGGTGAGTGGGTGGACGTGGTGATCGATGACCGGCTGCCCACGGCGAACGGCGAGCTGGTGTACTGCCACTCCAATGACAGCAACGAGTTCTGGAGCGCGCTGGTGGAGAAGGCCTACGCCAA GATGTGCGGCTGCTATGAGGCTCTGGATGGGGGCAACACAGCTGACGCTCTCGTGGATTTCACCGGAGGCGTGTCGGAGCCCATGGACTTGACGGAGAACGGGTTCaaggaagatgaagagaaacGCAACGAGCTGTTCGAGAGAGTCCTGAAGGTCCACAACAGAGGAGGCCTCATCAGCTGTTCAATCCGG GCGACCAGCGCGGCGGACATGGAGGCCAGGCTGGCCTGCGGCCTGGTGAAGGGCCACGCCTACGCGGTGACAGACGTCCGCAGGGTGAGGCTGGGCCACGGACTGCTGGCCTACTTCAAGTCGGACAAGCTGACCATGATCCGCATGAGAAACCCCTGGGGACAGAGGGAGTGGAACGGGCCCTGGAGCGAcgg CTCTGAGGAGTGGAACAAGGTCAGTAAGAGTGAGAGGGAGCGGCTGGGCGTCACCGTGCAGGATGACGGAGAGTTCTG GATGACATTTGATGACTTTATCGCAAACTTCACAGACCTCATCCTGTGCCGTCTCATCAACACGTCCTACCTGAGTATCCATAAGACCTGGGAGGAGGTCGTGATGCGGGGCTCCTGGCGCCGCCACGACGACCCGCTTCTCAATCGAGCTGGGGGCTGCTCCAACAACAAGTACTCCTTCCTCCAGAACCCGCAG TACGTGTTTGACGTGGTGAAGCCGGAGGACGAAGTGCTGATCTGTCTGCAGCAGAAAGACCGCAGAGCCACGCTGAGAGAGGGACGAGGGGAGAACCTGGCGATTGGCTTTGACATACAcagg GTGGAGTTAAACAGGACCTACCGCATGCATGTCACCCAGAAGAAGGTCGGTGGGAGCATCTACATCAACTCAAGGTCTGTGTTCGTACGCATCGACCTGACGGAGGGCCGGTACGTCATCATACCCACCACCTTTGACCCTGGCCTGGAGGGAGACTTCCTGCTGCGCATCTTTACAGACGTCCCCTCGCACTGCAA GGAGCTGACTCTAGATGAGCCTCCACGGACCTGCTGGTCCGGCTTGTGCGGTCATCCCTCTCTGGTCACTCAGGTCCACATACTGCAGGCTAATGGACTCGCAGGACAAGACTCTGATGGAG caTCAGACCCCTACTTGATAATCCGTTGTGAAGGAGAGAAAGTTCGCTCTCCGGTCTTTAAAGACACACGCAGCCCCGTCTTCGACACCAAGGGGCTCTTCTACAGGAAGAAAGCCAACAAGCCAATCAGCATcgag CTCTACAACCACAACGTGTTGATGGATTCCTTCCTGGGTCAGGTGACGTTGCCAGCTGAGCCAGGTGAGTTCCAGCAGACGCTCCACCTGAGGGACAAGGGTGATCGCCGTGACAACGACCTCCCCGGAACCCTCACGGTCGCCATAGTAACCAGCACGGTGCTCACTAACGTCTGA
- the ompa gene encoding olfactory marker protein a produces the protein MHSAEAPSNTLVLEFKEDAALTEMMRLRVSSLQRSGQKRQDGERLLLPHEAVYRLDFPSQELNFSRWHFSLAAYGRVTITGISQHWTPDLTNLMTRQLLEPIGTFWRNAGDPEDSPLKWLEADMQEFGERIAELAKVRKVMYFLFAFKEGAEAANLSCSVEFTADK, from the exons ATGCACAGCGCCGAGGCTCCCTCCAACACACTGGTGCTGGAGTTTAAGGAGGACGCGGCGCTGACGGAG ATGATGCGTCTTCGCGTGTCGTCCTTGCAGCGGTCGGGACAGAAGCGTCAGGACGGCGAGCGTCTTCTCCTTCCCCATGAGGCCGTGTATCGCCTGGACTTCCCCTCTCAGGAGCTGAACTTCTCCCGCTGGCACTTCTCGCTCGCCGCCTACGGTCGTGTCACCATCACCGGCATTTCCCAGCACTGGACCCCTGACCTCACCAACCTGATGACCCGTCAGCTGCTGGAGCCGATCGGAACGTTTTGGCGAAACGCAGGAGACCCCGAGGACTCGCCGCTCAAATGGCTGGAGGCGGACATGCAGGAGTTCGGCGAAAGGATCGCCGAGCTGGCCAAGGTCAGGAAGGTCATGTACTTCCTGTTCGCTTTCAAGGAGGGCGCGGAGGCAGCCAACCTCAGCTGCTCGGTGGAGTTCACGGCAGACAAATGA
- the LOC124058687 gene encoding protein NLRC3-like, which translates to MHLEENVVTFVKKELKKFQKLLSPDYPESLERQSEDEEVLDGEDEEQRSSSRDAFLKITLHFLRRMKQEELADRLHSRTDAPVGRRQLQSELKKKYECVFEGIAKAGNPTLLNQIYTELYITEGGTAEVNEEHEVRQIETASRKTTRAETTIRQEDIFKASPGRDGPIRTVMTKGVAGIGKTVLTQKFTLDWAEDKANQDVHFTFPFTFRELNVLREKKFSLVELVHDFFTETKEAGICRFEEFQVVFIFDGLDECRLPLDFHNNEILTDVTESTSVDVLLTNLIRGNLLPSARLWITTRPAAANQIPPECVDMVTEVRGFTDPQKEEYFRKRSRDEEQARRIISHIKTSRSLHIMCHIPVFCWITATVLEDVLKTREGGELPKTLTEMYIHFLVVQSKVKNIKYDGGHGTDPQWSPDSRKMIESLGKLAFEQLQKGNLIFYESDLTDCGIDIRAASVYSGVFTQIFKEERGLYQDKVFCFIHLSVQEFLAALHVHQTFNKSGVNLLVEESSTSKCFKLFRNDSKLTHLYQSAVDEALQSPNGHLDLFLRFLLGLSLQINQTLLQGLMKHTGSVSQTNQKTVRYIKKKISENLSPERSINLFHCLNELNDGSLVEEIQQSLRSGSLSTDELSPAQWSALGFILLSSEEDLDVFDLKKYSASEEALLRLLPVVKASNKALLSGCNLSERSCEALSSVLSSQSSSLRELDLSNNDLQDSGVKLLYAGLKSPNCQLETLRLSGCMITQEGCTSLASALRSNPSHLRELDLSYNHPGDSGVELLSAGLEDPHWRLDTLRVEHGGQQRLKPGVRKWACELTVDTNTVNTKLKLSDNNRKVTFVREEQPHPDHPERFDYRAQLLCRTGLTGRCYWEVEWSGGVSVSVTYRRIRRKGDSNDCVFGWNNQSWSLSCSDVDGFSVSHNKRRTHLPSSSSSSSSVPDRVAVYVDCPAGTLSFYRVSSDTLIHLHTFNTTFTEPLYAGFGFWFWSFGSSSVSLCSV; encoded by the exons atg catcttgAGGAGAACGTTGTCACTTTTGTAAAgaaggagctgaagaagttccAGAAGCTTCTGAGTCCAGATTACCCAGAAAGCttagagaggcagagtgaggatgaggaggtgttggatggtgaggatgaagagcagaggagcagcagcagagacgcatttctgaagatcacactgcacttcctgaggagaatgaagcaggaggagctggctgaccgtctgcacagca gaactGATGCTCCAGTTGGTCGACGTCAGCTCCaatctgagctgaagaagaagtatgagtgtgtgtttgaggggattgctaaagcaggaaacccgaccctcctgaatcagatctacacagagctctacatcacagagggagggactgcagaggtcaatgaagaacatgaggtcagacagattgaaacagcatccaggaaaaccacaagagcagaaacaacaatcagacaagaagacatctttaaagcctcacctggaagagatggaccaatcagaacagtgatgacaaagggagtggctggcattgggaaaacagtcttaacacagaagttcactctggactgggctgaagacaaagccaaccaggacgtccacttcacatttccattcactttcagagagctgaatgtgctgagagagaaaaagttcagcttggtggaacttgttcatgacttcttcactgaaaccaaagaagcaggaatctgcaggtttgaagagttccaggttgtgttcatctttgacggtctggatgagtgtcgacttcctctggacttccacaacaatgagatcctgactgatgtcacagagtccacctcagtggatgtgctgctgacaaacctcatcagggggaatctgcttccctctgctcgcctctggataaccacacgacctgcagcagccaatcagatccctcctgaatgtgttgacatggtgacagaggtcagagggttcactgacccacagaaggaggagtacttcaggaagagatccagagatgaggagcaggcccgcagaatcatctcccacatcaagacatcacgaagcctccacatcatgtgccacatcccagtcttctgctggatcactgctacagttctggaggatgtgttgaagaccagagagggaggagagctgcccaagaccctgactgagatgtacatccacttcctggtggttcagtccaaagtgaagaacatcaagtatgatggaggGCAtgggacagatccacagtggagtccagacagcaggaagatgattgagtctctgggaaaactggcttttgagcagctgcagaaaggaaacctgatcttctatgaatcagacctgacagactgtggcatcgatatcagagcagcctcagtgtactcaggagtgttcacccagatctttaaagaggagagaggactgtaccaggacaaggtgttctgcttcatccatctgagcgttcaggagtttctggctgctcttcatgtccacCAGACATTCAACAAATCTGGTGTCAACCTGCTGGTCGAAGAATCATCAACATCAAAGTGCTTTAAACTGTTCAGAAATGACTCAAAACTAACTCATCTgtaccagagtgctgtggatgaggctttgcagagtccaaatggacacctggacctgttcctccgcttcctcctgggTCTTTCACTTCAGATCAACCAGACTCTCTTACAaggtctgatgaaacacacaggaagtgtctcACAGACCAATCAGAAAACAGTCAGgtacatcaagaagaagatcagtgagaatctgtctccagagaggagcatcaatctgttccactgtctgaatgaactgaatgatggttctctggtggaggagatccaacagtccctgaggtcaggaagtctctccacagatgaactgtctcctgctcagtggtcagctctgggcttcatcttactgtcatcagaagaagatctggacgtgtttgacctgaagaaatactctgcttcagaggaggctcttctgaggctgctgccagtggtcaaagcctccaacaaagctct gctgagtggctgtaatctgtcagagagaagctgtgaagctctgtcctcagttctcagctcccagtcctccagtttgagagagctggacctgagtaacaacgacctgcaggattcaggagtgaagctgctgtatgctggactgaagagtccaaactgtcagctggagactctcag gttgtcaggctgtatgatcacacaggaaggctgtacttctctggcctcagctctgagatccaacccctcccatctgagagagctggacctgagctacaatcatccaggagactcaggagtggagctgctgtctgctggactggaggatccacactggagactggacactctcag ggtggaacatggtggacagcagaggctgaaacctggtgtgaggaagt gggcctgtgaactcacagtggacacaaacacagtaaacacaaaactcaaactgtctgacaacaacaggaaggtgacatttgtgagagaggagcagcctcatcctgatcacccagagaggtttgactatagggctcagctgctgtgtagaactggtctgactggtcgCTGCTACTGGGAGGTCGAGTGGAGTGGAGGAGTTTCTGTATCAGTGACTTACAGAAGAATCAGAAGGAAAGGAGACAgcaatgactgtgtgtttggatggaataatcagtcctggagtctgagctgctctgatgttgatggtttctctgtcagtcacaaTAAGAGAAGAAcacacctcccctcctcctcctcctcctcctcctctgtccctgacagagttgcagtgtatgtggactgtcctgctggcactctgtccttctacagagtctcctctgacacactgatccacctccacaccttcaacaccacattcactgaacctctttATGCTGGATTTGGGTTCTGGTTCTGGTCGTTCGgttcctcctcagtgtctctgtgttcagtgtag